The Candidatus Neomarinimicrobiota bacterium genome includes the window TGCGCTATCGAGAGCTGGTCATTTCCCGGATCCACTATGGTGACAGCAGCATTGTCAGCCGGCTGCGGTGGCTCCCCTATGTAGAGATTGCCGTAGTGGGTTTATTCATTCTGGTGGGGTTCATGGGCTTTACCATGATCCGCAACAGTGAGAAGCGCTCCATCTGGGTGGGTATGGCCCGCGAGACGGCTCACCAGCTGGGCACACCGGTGTCCTCGCTGATGGGCTGGATCGATGTCTTGCGCGGCAAGGCCCCGGGCGGCGAAGAAGCCCTGGAGGAGCTGGAAGCGGACGTGCGCCGCCTGGAGCAGATCGCCGACCGCTTCCATAAGGTCGGGGCCATCCTGCGCTTCGAGGAGCTGGACCTGCGCCTGCTGGCAGAGTCCTCCGCCGCCTACTTCCGCCAGCGCTTGCCCACGTCATCCGAAACCACTATCACCGTTACCGGGGACAGCGTCAGCGTCCAGGGGGCCGAAACCCTCCTGCAATGGGCCCTGGAAAACCTGATCAAGAACGCCCTGGATGCCTGCCAGGGCCGCAAAGGCATTATCCAGGTGAAAGTGGGAGCGGTCGCCGGTAATGGCGTGATTGAGGTGTGGGACAACGGCGTCGGCATCGGTGCCCGGGACCGGAAGAACATCTTCCGCCCGGGCTACAGCACTAAAAGCCACGGCTGGGGATTGGGCCTCAGTTTGGTGCGCCGCATCGTTGCCGACATCCACCGCGGC containing:
- a CDS encoding ATP-binding protein, coding for MTIYRHTVNIKTGLFAVGILIVAALLWYSQSLVRELQANERRLVDLYANMIATAATEAGGEELGFIFDQVIQKIQFPVVLTTAQGEVVTWRNVKVDEDFSPDEQQAYLVRIIKRMDRDHTPVDVRYRELVISRIHYGDSSIVSRLRWLPYVEIAVVGLFILVGFMGFTMIRNSEKRSIWVGMARETAHQLGTPVSSLMGWIDVLRGKAPGGEEALEELEADVRRLEQIADRFHKVGAILRFEELDLRLLAESSAAYFRQRLPTSSETTITVTGDSVSVQGAETLLQWALENLIKNALDACQGRKGIIQVKVGAVAGNGVIEVWDNGVGIGARDRKNIFRPGYSTKSHGWGLGLSLVRRIVADIHRGKLRLVSSRPGETVVRMSLPGGRGTAPSEN